The Prinia subflava isolate CZ2003 ecotype Zambia chromosome 6, Cam_Psub_1.2, whole genome shotgun sequence genome contains the following window.
GGCAAATTGGATCTTTGATGTATTAAGGGcttaaataatttgcttttaatagtaaaactgaaaaaaaaagaagtgataTAACTTAGTGGCTGACTGAATTATGAGGAGGTTTTGGGGAATTTAAATGTCACTgaagtgaaagaaggaagatgGACAAATACTGAGACTGTTTGACAGTAATTCTAAACACTAATCCCTTTCTTGTCAGTTTGTAGAAGACTATGAACCTACCAAGGCTGACAGCTACAGAAAGAAAGTAGTTCTGGATGGTGAAGAAGTTCAGATAGACATTCTggacacagcaggacaggaggaTTATGCAGCTATCAGAGATAACTATTTCCGCAGTGGGGAAGGGTTTCTTCTTGTCTTTTCAATAACAGAGCATGAATCCTTCACGGCAACAGCGGAGTTTCGGTGAGTAGTTTCTCTCCTAGGCAGGAGAAGTTATCCAGTTCCTGTGTTGCTCTGACAACTCTGCCTAAAAGCTACAGCTCTTTATTCTTTGTCTGTTACCATTTGATCAATAAGAGTGACAGCTGACCATTTTGCTCTCAGTAACTGATAACCTAACCCACAGTATTCAGCCTCTGGCTTTAGTTGTCTTCATGCCTGCAACTTATGAGTACATTATGCCAGCAGCAACTTCAGACAAGTAACAGATTCTTGGACTCTTAAAACAGCATATTCCAGCCAATTTTCAGTCTTAATGGATGTGAAGTTTAATTATCTCAGAACAGTACTTCTGGAATTAAGTCTGTCTTTTGGCCAGGTTTCAGACACAGTATTGCTTACTGCTACAAGCAGGTGCTGTAAGGAAGGGAAGGATTAGCCTCCACTCTCAGGTATGGATTGGTGCCAAACAAGGGTTGGCAGCCAAGCATGCCTATTGTATTCCTAGAAAGACACACAGTGGTAGCAAGcacttccatttttcttcttgggATTAGCAGTTCTGATGTAAAAATTGGCACCAGACTGACCACAGAAACTGCTTGTGTAGTGTGGGGGATGAGTAGAAAAGGATTTAAACCACTGTTCTGGTTTTAGAATCCTTGTAGCCACATTTTTCAGGGCAAATGTTCTAACTCTTTTTGATAAGACCTGTTGCCTCAGTGGAAAGTAAACTGCAGCTTGTCTGGAACAGCTGTATAACTTGAAGGGAAACTTCCCAAAGCATAGGGGAAGTTTAGAAGTTCCTTATGCTTGTCAGAATAAAAGGTCTTTATCAGTCTGCTTGACGTTCCCTTTGCTTCAGTGGTACAAGGTTAACAGATACCAACTGGTAATGGAAGTGCTGTAGCTGAGGACACTTATTTCTAGGTTTTTTGTAAAGCTAAGGCAAACTTGCACTCCAGAACTTTGCTCCAGGTTCTTAAATACTATACTGTTTCAACAGTAGTGGAAGACCACAAAATCTTTTATGATAAAAATACCGTTCCTTTGTCACATAATACTTGTGTGACTTTGTTCTGCTTCAGAAGACTGGCAGTCATGGGACACACAAGCTGACCTCAGTTTGCTCTGACTGGAGCTCTGAAAGGACCGAGCAGTTCAAAGTTACAATTCCTCAAAACTGAGTACTAGGACTCTTCTTAATGTAAGATGGAGGAAAAGGTCAGGTAACACTCGaagaacacaaagaaaatgagaCAAATGGAGGCACTTGGTTTTGGCTTGCATGCCTAAGTGAAATACAATGTTAAACCCaatgtttaaggctttgaatGAAAGAGAGTATGAATATTTATCTTGgcagtttggattttttggtcAGACTTCTATAACTAGGTTAATGGTGTGTTGGTTCAAGATTCCAGCAcaacaaaacaatgaaaatgcaATGCTAGCCCTGAACATGGGCAAGAATTTTGTGATGCAGAATCTCCTACTCTTCAGTGGTTCCGAAGTAAAACAAATAGTGAAATTAGTTAAATGGAATATTTAGGCTGACATGCAAGAACCAGCTCCTTGGTCCAGGAAGGAGTGTGGAGTGGGTAGTGTGAGTCACCAGCATCCCAGGCCAAAGTGCAGATTGGTATTATTGCTCCTTTAGGTGCCAGAATTCTAATAttattaaaaagttaaaaactgAACAAAGTATAGGCTTGTCTTTAAACCCTAACTGTCCTGCTGATGCTGTGGATCAGTGTTTGCTTTCAGTGCCTCTGTAATCTGCAAATTTGTGAAACTGCAGTTAAATGCAACAGCAGATTGTCTGCTTCAGTGTTAATGCTGTTTTAGAGTCTCATGTACTCTCCATACATTGTTACTTTGTAGATGGAAAATGCATCTGAAGTAGTGTGGTAACTCAATGAGATGAGAGTGTGTAGCACTATGCTCATGCCTCATTTAGCTCTTCTTCATAACAAAATTAAGCAATCTGAGAATAATTTAGAGTGGTAGAGTTCTTCCAGCATCCTAGATGGACAGCAGCATTTGTCAGTCTGGTTTCAACTTGTGTTTTACCCCAGTAACAGCACAGACTGAGAACATGCAACATGGCTCCATCTCCTTTCCTGGATGCTGGTACATCCTCCTAGCATGACAGTTTGAATATCTTCCTGGAGTCTTTGAAGGAGGAAGGTTGCTACTATATTAGTTCAGAATCATGTAGTAACTCTGTCCTTTGGGTGAAGTTTAGGTAGCCATTAGGAATGGTCTCTGCCAGCTACTCAGGCTGTTTACAACCTACTGCCTTGGCAAGGACTTGATGTTGCCCAGACCTATATTGAGATGTGATGCAGACAGTGAATTAAAGACGGTGACTGATTGCCAAGGTGGAACTTGGCAAACAAGGCACTTGTACTCTTTTCCTCATTCAAATGTGAACTCCTGCTGCCAGTTGCTCTTCTGCCTTACTCTTCTTCTTTCCTAGAACCTGATTATTCACGAACTAAATGGTAAAACTGCCTTCGTGGAAGTATGAGGCTTTCAGCAGTGTGAAGCCTTAGCATTACTATACTAATCtgagaattattttaaagtgtgcGTCCAACTGTTGGGAAAGTTGTAAACACTAATAATGTGATCCACTCTACATAAATGAGGGAGTTTTGTTGCTACTACtaacacagatatttttattttgaataccCAATGCATTAGGGAACAGATCCTGCGTGTGAAGGCTGAAGAGGATAAAATCCCTTTACTGGTAGTGGGAAACAAATCTGACCTGGAGGAGCGCAGACAAGTGCCTGTAGAAGAGGCTCGAAGTAAGGCAGAAGAATGGGGGGTGCAGTACGTAGAAACCTCTGCCAAAACTAGAGCGAATGTAGATAAGGTAAGAGAAATTATATCTGCTCAATCTGATCATCCCTACTTGGTTAGTAGCTGACTGTTGCTGGGACAAAAACAAGTCCAGGGTTTGTGCAGCTTTTTGTCACTGCTTGACACTACATAATTCTGATGTTGAGTTTGTCACAGGAATCTTTGTCTAGACTTACTTCTGCTGTGTTGAGTACAGTGTGGCTCTACGTCTTTACTGCTGAATACAGTAGTTTTTATCTGCTTTCTGGTGGCTGATCTTGTTTaatctttctttatttttccctcctaGGTATTCTTTGATTTAATGAGagaaataagagcaaagaaaatgtcagaaaacaaaGACAAGAATGGCAAGAAAAGCGGCAAGaacaagaaaagctttaaagaaaGATGTTGCTTACTGTGATGCTTTGGAACTGTAAATATCTATCTACAGGTGGCATGGATAAAATACCACTAAGGATATAGGGCTGGATTCATGAAAGGAAGTCTGTATTGACTCCCTTATCTTTTGCTTTGCATATCACACCTTCAAAATGTGAAAACAACTTTGCAACCATTTCCAGTATCCACCAAAACCTTTGCATCCTTAAACTGAAATGGGCTCCATCTTCCAACTTTCAAAACTAGAAATAGTTTCAGAACTACAATCCTTCTACTTGGTTACACAATGTACTTTTGTATTAACTTCCTTCTAATGTTTCTCTATGTTTCTCTTGAACCTCTATTGGCCTTAACAAGCACAGCTGTTCAGGTTCAAACACTTCTTCCCGCTGTTGCTGCCCTCCTTGATGGTGCAAACTGCAGAAAGGCTAGATGACACCTAGTAAAGGGTTTGAGTCTCCATCTTCTCTTAGTTGTCACTGATATTTCTTACACTGAAATCTGCTGACTTCCCCCCCACACTCCATGTAAGAAATAGCAACTGACAGTTGAGAGTCAACTCAAAACAAACTTTCTTCTGTGTTCTGTTTAGTCAATACAGCATTCATGAATCAAGCCTATGGACTCAATTAAGACTTATTTAGGAAATGCAAAAATTGATATTTAAATACAGGCTAGATCCACTCCCTGCTGGGGTCTGTCTTCTCATCCTTAAATTAGTGGTATTGGGTGAGAAAATGACTGTAAGCCTTTCTTCAAAAGGAATAGTATTATCACCATCTCCCTGAAATCCTGTCCCGGGTTTCTTCCATGTATTGTGTCTCGACTCAATTCACTCTACATCTAtcatccttctcttcccttgtGCTGGAATAGTGGAAATAGGTGTTGATTTAATCAGTTATGTTTGTATTGGAACACTTGTGATGATAATGTTGGAAAGTGAGAACATCTGCATCTGTCTCCTGTCTTGCTGAAGATGTTCAATAAGCGTGGGTCCCATCACACAATCATGACCTGAATTGGTGAGGCATATATGCTACCTCTCAATGATTAGCTGGCTAGTGAGCTGTATGGTGTCGAAAAGCAAATGAAGTTAAGCAGTTGCCACATCTCTTACTCACTGTTGATTTTATATGTTCTGTTTCTGATGCACAGCAACCTAGCACATGATGAGCTTTGCTGTCAGTTATGCAATGGTGGTCATGTTTGTTCAACAAAAACAGTCTAGAAGTGGAAAAGCCAGTATTTAGCAGGTTCTGTTGTCAGCTGAATGAAATGAACTTTCTGATGCAGTTTAAATCAAGTGCAGTTGCCAAAAATCACTTCTGTCACTGTGGAAAAGAATTCCCTTCTGGTTGTGGTGTTTGTCAATGAATTATGGCTATCTTTGGCCTCTAAGGAGTAGAGAAACTTGAAGAGTAACTGTATCTTGCTGGTAACTGGATGCTTAAAAAACACAGTTGCTTGGTAAACTTAATCTAAATGGTTGTTCAATGAAGCTCACTGCAGCACTAAATTTACTAATGGTGTTTCTTCCTGAGATGGAGTAGTGAATGCTGTGCAGTACTTAGTGTTGTAATTTGAGgttgaagaatattttttcacatGTACTAGATTGCTTTTGTGCATTCCATCTCTGAACATTGAAAAAAGTAAGATGTGATCTATATCAGAACCTCTGTTGACCTGAGGTTCCACAGGGACTTACCACAAACTCATTGTCTTCCATAACTAGTTCATCTTG
Protein-coding sequences here:
- the RALB gene encoding ras-related protein Ral-B, producing MAASKSKNQSSLALHKVIMVGSGGVGKSALTLQFMYDEFVEDYEPTKADSYRKKVVLDGEEVQIDILDTAGQEDYAAIRDNYFRSGEGFLLVFSITEHESFTATAEFREQILRVKAEEDKIPLLVVGNKSDLEERRQVPVEEARSKAEEWGVQYVETSAKTRANVDKVFFDLMREIRAKKMSENKDKNGKKSGKNKKSFKERCCLL